The segment CATGCCGCGGCCCGGCCAGCGAAGACGCCGGCACCAGCGACGACGATGGTGGTCCACATCATCACGGCAAggggacagcagcagcaacagcacaggCGTACGACGGTTCCCACCGACGGACACCCATTTGACATAGTACTTCCGTTACTTAGGTTTTTAAAGTCTACAGTTCTTAGGGCTAACTTAACTTAAGGCTTTTTACACACCcataaacacaacacacacacacacaacacatcaaCACTCGCACGCGGTACCGTATGCGAAATAGGGGGAAAGGGGAAGGGGAATACACTCGAAAAGGGGCAGCTTAGCGTGGGCAGCCGGGTTGTCTCTAGACACCCGGAAGCTGCGCGCGAGAGCGTCCCTCCGACACCAAACGGCTGCAGGAATCTTTGACCAATATTTATTGACTCTGATATATGTTAGGTTATGGTTTTGCTTTCTCCCGAGCTTGAGGAAGAGCGGGGTTAAGTTTGCTGGTTGAAACGGTAAGCGGAGCGACAAAAACAAAGAGGGAAAGAGTAGAAAGAGCCGCTTTTAGttgcgtttgtgtgtctgtagtCTTCCGCAAAGCTGTTTCCGACACGGAAGTAGCGAATGGGGGAAAtgaggggaggaggggggggcaTTAGAAccactttttgtttgtgaatCTGGGGAAAAATGTAACGCCTCCTAACGATGAGGGGGCGGAGGATGGAGCTCGAAAGGGAGCGAAGAatacacgttttttttttttcgttttgtttttactcgCGCTCTGACACGGTGCGCGACATTCGGTACACTTGCTTTAATAATGTGAGACTGCCACTCCACGTACTTTTGTGGCCGCGCATGTGTGTAACTGGGGGAATGGGGGATGCACAAAGGGAAAGCGTGCAAGGCACGTTTGTCAAACCCGGCCGGTTGtgtggtagccattttatGTAGATAGGAACAAATATGGATGTGCGCCCGCAGTGGAGTGGAAGGAGACGACGGGGACTATTTAGCCAATCGGAAGTCATTAGataaaacaatgcaaacacacacacacaaacgcatagCAAATTCTAGATAAAAATAGTTACATTGCGCACACATATTAATATATACACTATacactcaacaacaacaaaaaaaacaaacttaaaacgTTATCCGAAAAGTCTGACCAAATTCTAACGGGAGTGAAGCGAAAAAGGACCGTAAAAAGGAAACTATACACAAACGGCCCGCTAAACGAAGCAAAACAGGTGGCAGGTGGCAAAAACGAATGTCAATAACTAATGTAGGTGTACTGTGTCTAGTAGGGCGCAAGCAAAAGGACAAACAATTCAACGGAAGGTAGAAACGCAAGCAAAAGGCGCGTGGTTAAGGTTGCGTGAGGCGAGaaccgtacaaaaaaaaacacacaccccgtTGCTGTAGGTTTAGTGTAGTTTCGTTTCTGTTTTATACAACTACCTACTACTACctaacaccccccccccccccccccccacaaccACAGCCCCGATCTCTCGTCCCCATTCCCTTCGTCTCGCATGATGAGCACCTGTCTAGCGACACTACGGAAAAAAACAGCACGCAGCTTTTTTATTAAGTAAAGGACACGTTTAGCACACCGTTAGGATGTTTGcatacaggggtttccaggggttctcacaGTTGCGAGACATTTCCTTGACTTTTTCCAATGGCAAGTGAACTTCAAATGACGGACATTGGAATTTATGGCACCCTTGATGGACgagctccttggaaattccttcCAACTGGATTTGtgcaacaagggtgctatggagtccaattcccattacattcagttcatttcacgtaagaaggattcaataaagtgtcccacagccaTGAAAACTCCTGAAAACCCGTGTAAAACACTAAGCTGGATTGTCTAACGATTGTCTAGCAAAGTCGATGGGGTTTCGTTTGCGCTTActctatatctctctctctccctcaacGATTGTTTGCGTATTTGATACACGCAATGCggctatttatttattgcatcAATTTGCTAAACCTCTGgactgttgcttttttttttgtgcacacCACCAATGATCAGCACACTTATTTGTTTGCACCATGGCACgtacgttttgttttgattttggtcTAAGATGGTGTTTTGGGATGTTTGTCTTTTTCTTAATTGTACCATCCTTACGCTGCGGATCTGTCTtcgatgctgttgttgttgtttttttttgcactgttCACAACAACAAAGGGACAAAGGCACAACAGGAATGCGCACACATACTTACCTTTACTTAATGTACGCACACGTATGGGGATTACCGTGGGGGAAGGCTCTCTGGCACACCAGACACGTTGCGGACCGTAGCGCGGCCTGCAATGTGTCGTGCCGCCGGGATCTGTTTgtcagttgttgttttttttcttctttcttctccttttcatcttctttctttctcttccagTGTGTAACATTCCGGCATTATCGATAGTGAATCGTgtacggttttgttttgttacttctGATCAAAACGTTGTTTATGCACGGTCCGGCATATGAAATGCGTCTTGGGTGggggtagtggtggtggtggcctttcgtgggtggtggtgggttgtTTTGGGTGGGTTTTCACACTCGCTCACACAAAACAGGAGGTACACAATACTTAACAAATAGAATCACACATTAGCAGCCTGCTTTActtaacaaacaaatataattataagaaacggttaaaaaaaataacggcGCAAGCGATTTTAAAAAGGCAAACGGTGTTTTTGAGGGttatcaaaaaacaaaaaacaaaaaaacgaaagcagaTGGAAGTGAGCGATAAAACGACTTCACTCTGTGCGCGTGATAATGTTTGCTTCTTTAGACGTTTTGCGTTTgtggtttattattattattttttatttaaaaatgataCAAGAAACCTCTCTTCAACGGTATCACGGGGCGCGCAGGCTCCAAACCCCCCAAAGGCGGCACACAAACAGGAAAGGTTTAGGGGGATGgggagagaagagaagagGAGACAGGGGGGGTTACTAGCAGGCAAAGAAAGCAGTAACAGGTGTTgtgtaaatatataaataaacgaAGAAAGGTATTATTATGCATAATGACAATTTATAGAGCGTTAGGAGCATGCGGAGCACGAAGAGAGGATCCCAGGGCCACTGCGTCTCGTATGCCTTTTTACCGGCTTCCAGCCACCTCGCTCGCACGTTCGgcgagcaaaagaagaagcggAAGAAGAAGGGGGCgactgttgttttatttttaatttaatttttatctgTTCCTCGCACACCCCCGCCGCACACCACCCGCGCTTGGTTtagggtgcgtgtgtgtgtgtgtgcgcgcgcgcgcgcgtgtgtgtgtatggtataGGCAAATGAACATTATTGATAAAATCAAACTAGAAAAAGGCAAGAAAAGGACACGTGACCGTAAAGTACACTCAAgcaacagaaacagaagcaaaagaatcacaaacacccacacacggACGTGTGCTAGCAGAAGGAAGCTGTgtatagatatatatacaAGAGGAGAGGAAAAACAAGATGGAAGAATCTTAAGTGGAAGAAGGTTGTAAACTGAACAAGAAAAGCAATAAAgcgaaaaaagaggaaaaaaacacacagagagagacaaaaacaaagcaaatggTGTTGCACGAGTTAAGAaatagtggtgggagctcgtaATCGGACCTCCGTACTCGGAATTAATGAcgcagccgattccgatgctgcaatcgattccgacaaagacttcatttttcccatcactattaAGAAAAGCCAGAAAGGCACGGAAAGAAGAAGTACAcactgttctttttttatagagagttttgttgtcagttgttaaaaaaaaaacactaaaatagCACAATGTGTTTCGCTTGTCTCGTTGCAGACGAGCGCGTAGCCGTAAAGGCTCATCCTAAGTTAAAATCCTAACCTCCTAAGATGCTCTCCTCCTTGCCGCACCCCGCACCCCATCTCGCTTTGCGTTAAAATACAGCTGCCTGTGGCCCGCGACGAGCCGTGCGGAGACGTTTGGCGTCAATGCCGTGGCGCCACGTGACATCCTCCGAGTGCGCTAACACCTGGGCACGGACGCTTGCTGTTGGCCGGTCGCTAGCAGAAAGCTGTCCAGCGATACGGACTTCCTCGACCCGACCCCGCTGGACGATTCGGCGATTTGCTcagtggcggcggcggaggtGGCGTCGGCTTCGTCGCCTCCCTCCGGCTGGCGATGGCTGGTCGCGGACGCGCTCGTGCCGACGGGATCGATGCGTTCGCACAGATTCTTGATGCGCTTCTTGATCGACCGCCGGTGGCTGTCGAGCCGGCGGCCCAGCCCCTCCAGTGCGGTCGCGGTCGTCGAGCGGCCGCCCAGGTCCGGCTTGGGGCTGCCGGAGGCGTGTCGGTGCGTCAGCCGGCGCCAGGAGCCTTGCAGATGCATGCGCTTCAGGTGCCGCCAGAGGCTgcggtgatggtgctgctgctggtcggtgGCAGGGGCAGGCAGGGACGAGGAGGATCCGCTCGTCGGGACGGTCGGTATCCGTTCGGCGACTAGTATCTGTGGCGAACGTGTAAGGAACAGGAGCCGCTCAGTTATTTCCCTCTCTTTTCGGGGGTGCGTTGTCACTTACCGGCTCGTAGATGTGCTCCTCGCCGTAGGATTCGGGGCGCGCGGCCAGCTGCTCCCGCGACCCGTCCGTTCCCACGCTGTCCGTCTCGGTGCCGGCCGCCGGCCGCCGCTGATGGCCCGAGACGAACAGATAGTTGACGTCCTCGTAGTCGTCGTAgttgctgcagctgcgggcCGTCACCGGTCGCCGCTCGGTGCCGGTGGCCAGCTCGACGCCGTCCGATATCTGGGGCAGCGAGACGGACACCTTCCGagtgccgccaccgccaccgtcggTACGTTCGCTTCCGGCCGGCGTGGCGGTCGTCGGGTGCAGAGTGCGGGCAAGCCGCCGGGATCGCTTCGCCCGCACGTCCACCACGGCATAGATGGGTTCCGGCTCCAGCGCCGGGCACGGCCCACCGACATCCTCGTACAGATGCGCCTCGCAGGCGACGGCTGGGGGGAAGCTGCAAATAGCCGGTCCAAgtggtttcttttttacacCCCACTCTACCCCAATACGGTACGCGGGACCTTACCTTACTCCAGCCGAGCTGGCACTACTGGCCGTACCGTCCAGGGTCAGTGCCGGCTGCCGCTCGCTGAACATGCTGTTGATGCGACACACGTCCATCGACTGGCGGTGAGCTTGGCTCCAAACGTCCTGGTGCAGTCGAAAGATCTGCTGCCTCGGCCGAGCGACACGTTCCAGCCCTTCCTCCCTCCCTTCGGGCCGGGGTCGTCTGGGGGCGGCCGGTGCCACAACGCCCTCCTCATCGACACCCTCGAAGCGATCGGCACCCTTCGTCTCGGCGGCGGGAGCGCTCGATTCGCCGGCAGCAGACCCCGACCGGCTGGCGGGGGATGCATGGGACGCGCCGTGTGTTTGATCAACGAGCGAGAACAACACGGAGAGACAACAGATTGTGAGGGATGGATAAATATAGCATGCCCACCCCACGctcttcttttatttgttcTATTCCCCAACATGGCCCTGCCGGTTGCCCTCCAGCTCGCTCCGGAAGTAAACAGCGAGAGGGGTGTAAGGTTGCGTTTGCtgcatgcatttttaagtCATAGATCGAAACAGTAGACGACGAGAGCGTTCAGGATTGTCAGACTCCAGCCTACAGTGATGGCGCTTGCAATGGgggtgacctttttttttgagcCACTTACAATATCCGTTGccttcaacatcaaattgttCAATAAGTTGGGGCCAAAACTAAACAGCCCAACATTTGCTTTAATTATGTATCTGTTTACCTCGAATCATATGTGTGGAAGTAGACGCGACAAAACAATAAGATTGCATGGAATCAATTGCAAggggaattaaaaaaagtgtTCCCCGAATCAAGTAAATTCagtgttttgtaggaaaagtCAGTTAATTATAATCGAAATCGCCCGTAAACAGAGCTAACTATTAGACTTAAACTATGTCCATGTATTAATCTCtccacttaaaaaaaaaacacatttcgaAGCATTTGGaggaatttgtttgaaaaggtACGAAAACGATACGTGTTgctgctttgttgttgttgttgctggaacGGAAGGTTTTATTTGGCCAGTAAAAAAGCGTCAGCAACGGATGGCGGTGGCAGTAATTGTCTTAAGATTTGCACTATACTCGTTaacgatggatggatgggaaGCTTCGCGGCACGGACGCTTAGGTTCGTCCTGTAAAAGTAAAACCGTACGTTACGATAATTGGCaatgaaaattttgtaaaatatttgaattgcATTTTGAAACTATTTAACTGTTAATTTATGATTAATAGCGTCCAATTTCTCCTTAACACAAACTAAATGCTGTCTAATAGGTGTTTTACACGGATGATAAACCATCAAAAGCCGACTATTAGACAACGGATGTTGTACATTTCTCAAAAAAAGGAGGTACACCTAGAGCAATTTCTACCACTGTAGCTGCACAACAGTCTCGCACGACTTTCTTTGAGGCGGGAAGAAACCAAAGTactcgagagagagagagagagagaaagagagagagagagagagagagagagagagagagagaaagacggCGTGCACGGATGTCGAGTGGCGCATCTAGGGATTTCCTAAGTGTCTGGATGGACTGGAACGGTTAAAAGATAATGTTCGCCTCCCTTGTGTCTGGTCGTTTCGACTATCTTGCGATGTGAAGTGGCTAAGGCGAGTTTATGCAACCGGAAGCGGCGGGGAAAATCGCCGGGGCCCGATTTATGGAAATCGTTAGCCGAACGAGTTAACGAAACGATTAGAATGTGTGTGCATCATTAGCAAGGCGGTATAGAAGTAACGaaaccgcagcagcagtcgtTTCGTCGACTTCcgccagttttttttatttgtgtaaGAGCCACTATTGCGCCAAGGTCAGCTGGTCCGCAGTTTCGTAGCCGTTAGGTTCTGATTGAGTGATTGGCTTTGGGTTGAGTAACGCCGCAGCCCAACAGCGCGATGCTCGCGCCGTGTAACGAGGTGATGCAAGCGGGCGTCTAATCTCGACCCCAGCCCCAGACATTGGGGCAACTTTACGCGTCGTCTGCACAATATCTCGTGTGTCTGTATCGAtcgattataaaaaaaaaaaaacgcattcgTTGGCTTTTAATGCCTCGTCACGGTCTGTTTGCTTTTTCCCCCCGACGCTGCTCAGGCTCTCTGTGTGCTCCGATGCACTCGTCGGTCATCAAACTGAACCTTTTCATAGTCATGGAGAGGGGCGGGGAGATGCCCTTGAAGAAGTGCCGCATGCGACACGTCCCGGGCTCTGGGTGTAAAGATCCAAACCCCGTCCGCCCGAAGGCTCTGCGCGCTTTGCTAGACTTTGGATGGCAATTTGGATGGAGTTAGAGGACGCACTTAGGGGCAGAGAGCGGGAGAATTTACAAAAAGGCGCTAAAAAGGGGGAAGCACTGTAAACACgcgcaaagaaacaaaacagaagtggtgtggctgtgtgtgtgttttcaaaaGGGCATATGTCGCGCGGTTCCTCCCGTGTGCAACCAGCTCCTTCCAGAGGGGTTTGCAGCCTGTGCTGCGTTTTTCTATTTATAAAAGAGCATCTCCATCAcggtttatgtttatgttttgtcgGGCAGATTGTTTACtgaagaaacacgaaacatGGCAAACCGTGGAGCTGTCGGAATCGTTGCTTCCTGGATTGATGCCGCTGGAATCGGGGTGGTGTTGCCGATAGCGAGACGTAGTTTGTCCGCATCGACAGGGAGCAGAAG is part of the Anopheles gambiae chromosome X, idAnoGambNW_F1_1, whole genome shotgun sequence genome and harbors:
- the LOC11175555 gene encoding uncharacterized protein LOC11175555, whose protein sequence is MNMRKFMTTTKTPAAVATVAGSSPSPPAAFVCETMPLQGAVRNGSPASSERTEDPATSGPPPTPTPTSTATGQPGAPVDETLVTTQGAANAKGSSSLGRGAPSTVGDTASTSTSSSTGVVKMCGYLKKKRNKMGGWRKLFFILQNQLLLSYSSRDDYEKKLAPFKDIINLVPGTIIIPTTGPRFTIETNSKLMYTFRCDDHRSCSEWIMALLDSLTVANGGHGTDRNFSLHNGFHRSTLPMTSYSLPALSCQPFAGPVGRLGGPTLALKKRAPEPPMVRSGPPKPPRSFPEPELHESNDEDDLNNNHVLGGSLTGLDGPSKSRAASAQIASRGGDEGDSGRSGSAAGESSAPAAETKGADRFEGVDEEGVVAPAAPRRPRPEGREEGLERVARPRQQIFRLHQDVWSQAHRQSMDVCRINSMFSERQPALTLDGTASSASSAGVSFPPAVACEAHLYEDVGGPCPALEPEPIYAVVDVRAKRSRRLARTLHPTTATPAGSERTDGGGGGTRKVSVSLPQISDGVELATGTERRPVTARSCSNYDDYEDVNYLFVSGHQRRPAAGTETDSVGTDGSREQLAARPESYGEEHIYEPILVAERIPTVPTSGSSSSLPAPATDQQQHHHRSLWRHLKRMHLQGSWRRLTHRHASGSPKPDLGGRSTTATALEGLGRRLDSHRRSIKKRIKNLCERIDPVGTSASATSHRQPEGGDEADATSAAATEQIAESSSGVGSRKSVSLDSFLLATGQQQASVPRC